Proteins from one Catenuloplanes atrovinosus genomic window:
- a CDS encoding helix-turn-helix domain-containing protein, translating to MHPPPLAVLIRAHRHAARLTLHELSAASGISVRALGDLERGQSTARDRTLDALAGALGLGADDRAVLTEAAAVARAVPEDAFALPRAVPDFTGRTEPAELLARAVRDGAPVIVHGMAGVGKTALVVHTVSRTAGRFPGGVSFLDCRGTRPSRSGAEAGGAVDVAGRLRRTLAAGARGRRLIVLDDVAGDLPPEPPRAGAALVITSRSPLPGIDGAVRIPLGPLPAGESVALLAAITGAPADAAMAAVADYCGHLPLALRIAGNRLTGRPGGTAAHLADRLADEDRRLAVLSAGDLSVEAALATSFGRLSAHARSVIHRLAHAPGQVPAEASPAIEELRGAGLLAPAADGRYRLHDLVRIAARRLGP from the coding sequence GTGCACCCGCCACCCCTCGCCGTGCTGATCCGCGCCCACCGGCACGCGGCCCGCCTGACGCTGCACGAGCTGTCCGCCGCGTCCGGCATCAGCGTGCGCGCCCTCGGCGACCTGGAGCGCGGGCAGAGCACGGCCCGGGACCGTACGCTCGACGCGCTCGCGGGCGCGCTCGGACTGGGCGCGGACGATCGCGCGGTCCTGACCGAGGCCGCGGCGGTCGCGCGGGCGGTGCCGGAGGACGCGTTCGCGCTGCCGCGCGCCGTGCCCGACTTCACCGGGCGTACGGAACCGGCCGAGCTGCTTGCGCGGGCGGTGCGGGACGGCGCCCCGGTGATCGTGCACGGGATGGCCGGGGTGGGCAAGACCGCGCTGGTGGTGCACACCGTGTCCCGGACGGCCGGCCGGTTTCCGGGCGGCGTCTCGTTCCTCGACTGCCGGGGCACCCGGCCGTCGCGGTCCGGCGCGGAGGCCGGTGGAGCGGTCGACGTGGCCGGGCGGCTGCGGCGGACGCTCGCGGCCGGGGCACGGGGCCGCCGGCTGATCGTCCTCGACGACGTCGCCGGGGACCTCCCGCCGGAGCCGCCGCGGGCCGGCGCCGCCCTGGTGATCACCAGCCGGTCGCCGCTGCCGGGGATCGACGGCGCGGTGCGGATTCCGCTGGGCCCCCTGCCCGCGGGCGAATCGGTCGCGCTGCTCGCGGCGATCACCGGCGCGCCCGCCGATGCGGCCATGGCGGCGGTCGCGGACTACTGCGGGCACCTGCCGCTGGCGCTGCGGATCGCCGGGAACCGGCTCACCGGGCGGCCGGGCGGGACGGCGGCCCACCTGGCGGACCGGCTCGCCGACGAGGACCGGCGGCTCGCGGTGCTGTCCGCCGGTGACCTGTCCGTCGAGGCCGCGCTCGCGACGTCGTTCGGCCGGCTCTCCGCGCACGCCCGGTCGGTGATCCACCGCCTGGCGCACGCGCCCGGTCAGGTGCCCGCCGAGGCCTCGCCCGCGATCGAGGAACTGCGCGGCGCCGGGCTGCTCGCGCCCGCGGCGGACGGGCGGTACCGGCTCCACGACCTGGTCCGCATCGCCGCCCGCAGGCTGGGGCCGTGA
- a CDS encoding AAA family ATPase: MPAASDPLLFGRDDELSVLERLAADAAGGRGGALVIRGEPGIGKTALLDALERAAARHGMRVLRAAGTESESRLPYAAIHQLIHPLSARVGDLPPAHRAALRTSLWLEDGEPDVYAVALALLELITEVAADRPVALLLDDLHWLDRASLDVLGFVARRVATEPVLAVGATRTVALDGPRRRTGLPDTELGRLDSVDAAALLDARAPRLPHAVRQRLLAEAAGNPLALVELSKTVAAETPADGTLPLNHRLEAAFAARAAGLGARAAALLLVLAADTTCDLRRLLAAASAIRGEEVGLPDAQDAIDAGLIEVAGAAMRFRHPLMRSAVYQRASMVDRLAAHRALAAQLTAVPDRRLWHLAAAAIGTDESLARELAQYADRAHLRGGTMSAVAALRRAGELTDDPRTARSLLLRAAELASEVGARYEVEQLLAGGDLTGLGPVEQARLTNVTEVVRYGRYRDPLQRVRDLTGIAVAAHRAGRPELAMQVLWRAASRCFFQATGPETAEARATVAALVDDAAPGPDDPQALAILAYTVPEERGHEVLERLRRATADGPDAMRFLGSASLVLGDFARSCECIDVAAADARAQGRLGVLARLLGGGNWGRLWLGQWDTAHAELTEARALAQETGEAFYEVAAQTSIAAITAMRGDLDHATALLDEVAASPLAAGMRYIQVALAQTRGLVHLFRGDAREAYATLARTFDPAHPSYHRYMRWWLVPDLLDAAVAAGRLDDARALIAGLPELAGRVGAPILVVAAQYAAVVTGPDPEPDVFTGELARWPVYRARLQLHLGGRLRRRHHTRAARDLLRAARDTFDALGAGPWSETARAELRATGEQSRRRVSSAREQLSPQELQIATLAAEGLTNREIAERLFLSHRTIGSHLYRIYPKLGVTRRAQLAAVLDGG, from the coding sequence GTGCCCGCCGCCTCCGACCCGCTCCTGTTCGGACGCGACGACGAGCTGTCGGTGCTGGAGCGGCTGGCCGCCGACGCGGCCGGGGGCCGGGGTGGCGCGCTGGTCATCCGCGGCGAGCCCGGCATCGGCAAGACCGCGCTGCTCGACGCGCTGGAGAGGGCGGCGGCGCGGCACGGCATGCGGGTGCTGCGGGCGGCCGGGACGGAGAGCGAGTCCCGTCTGCCGTACGCCGCGATCCACCAGCTCATCCACCCGCTGAGCGCGCGCGTCGGCGACCTGCCGCCCGCGCACCGGGCCGCGCTGCGCACCTCGCTCTGGCTGGAGGACGGCGAGCCGGACGTGTACGCGGTCGCGCTCGCGCTGCTCGAACTGATCACCGAGGTCGCCGCGGACCGCCCGGTCGCACTGCTCCTCGACGACCTGCACTGGCTGGACCGGGCCAGCCTGGACGTGCTCGGCTTCGTGGCCCGCCGGGTGGCGACCGAGCCGGTCCTCGCGGTCGGCGCCACCCGCACCGTCGCGCTGGACGGCCCACGGCGCCGCACCGGCCTGCCGGACACCGAGCTCGGCCGGCTCGACAGCGTGGACGCGGCCGCGCTGCTGGACGCCCGGGCGCCACGACTGCCGCACGCGGTCCGGCAGCGGCTGCTCGCCGAGGCCGCCGGCAACCCGCTGGCGCTGGTCGAGCTGTCCAAGACCGTGGCCGCGGAGACGCCGGCGGACGGCACGTTGCCGCTGAACCACCGGCTGGAGGCCGCGTTCGCCGCCCGCGCCGCCGGGCTCGGCGCGCGCGCCGCCGCGCTGCTGCTGGTGCTGGCCGCGGACACCACGTGCGACCTGCGCCGGCTGCTCGCGGCCGCGTCCGCCATCCGCGGCGAGGAGGTCGGGCTGCCCGACGCGCAGGACGCGATCGACGCGGGCCTGATCGAGGTCGCCGGCGCGGCCATGCGGTTTCGGCACCCGCTGATGCGCTCGGCCGTCTACCAGCGGGCGTCCATGGTGGACCGGCTGGCGGCGCACCGCGCGCTCGCGGCCCAGCTCACCGCCGTGCCGGACCGTCGCCTGTGGCACCTGGCCGCGGCCGCGATCGGCACCGACGAGTCGCTCGCCCGCGAGCTGGCGCAATACGCCGACCGGGCCCACCTGCGCGGCGGCACCATGTCGGCGGTCGCCGCGCTGCGCCGGGCCGGCGAGCTGACCGACGATCCGCGTACCGCCCGGTCGCTGTTGCTTCGCGCGGCCGAACTGGCCAGCGAGGTCGGCGCCCGGTACGAGGTCGAGCAGCTGCTGGCCGGCGGCGACCTGACCGGGCTCGGGCCGGTCGAGCAGGCCCGGCTGACGAACGTGACGGAGGTGGTCCGGTACGGCCGCTACCGGGACCCGCTGCAGCGCGTGCGCGACCTGACCGGCATCGCGGTCGCGGCGCACCGGGCCGGCCGGCCGGAACTCGCCATGCAGGTGCTGTGGCGCGCCGCGTCCCGCTGCTTCTTCCAGGCGACCGGGCCGGAGACCGCGGAGGCCCGGGCCACGGTCGCCGCGCTGGTCGACGACGCGGCGCCGGGTCCGGACGACCCGCAGGCGCTGGCGATCCTGGCGTACACGGTGCCGGAGGAGCGCGGCCACGAGGTGCTGGAGCGGCTGCGGCGCGCCACCGCGGACGGCCCGGACGCGATGCGCTTCCTGGGGAGCGCATCGCTGGTGCTGGGCGACTTCGCCCGCAGCTGCGAGTGCATCGACGTGGCGGCCGCCGACGCGCGCGCCCAGGGCCGGCTCGGCGTGCTGGCCCGGCTGCTCGGCGGCGGCAACTGGGGCCGGCTGTGGCTCGGCCAGTGGGACACCGCGCACGCGGAGCTGACCGAGGCCCGGGCGCTCGCCCAGGAGACCGGCGAGGCGTTCTACGAGGTCGCCGCGCAGACCAGCATCGCCGCGATCACGGCCATGCGCGGCGACCTCGACCACGCCACCGCGCTGCTGGACGAGGTCGCGGCCAGCCCGCTCGCGGCCGGCATGCGCTACATCCAGGTCGCTCTGGCCCAGACGCGCGGCCTGGTGCACCTGTTCCGGGGAGACGCGCGGGAGGCGTACGCGACGCTGGCGCGGACGTTCGATCCGGCGCATCCCAGCTACCACCGGTACATGCGCTGGTGGCTGGTGCCCGACCTGCTCGACGCGGCCGTGGCCGCCGGCCGCCTGGACGACGCCCGTGCGCTGATCGCCGGGCTGCCCGAGCTGGCCGGCCGCGTCGGCGCGCCGATCCTGGTGGTGGCCGCGCAGTACGCGGCCGTCGTCACCGGCCCGGACCCGGAGCCGGACGTCTTCACCGGCGAGCTCGCGCGCTGGCCGGTCTACCGGGCGCGCCTGCAACTGCACCTCGGCGGCCGGCTGCGCCGCCGGCACCACACCCGGGCCGCGCGGGATCTGCTCCGCGCGGCCCGGGACACGTTCGACGCGCTCGGCGCCGGCCCGTGGTCCGAGACCGCCCGGGCCGAGCTGCGCGCCACCGGCGAGCAGAGCCGCCGGCGCGTCTCATCGGCGCGGGAGCAGCTCTCCCCGCAGGAGCTCCAGATCGCCACGCTGGCCGCCGAGGGGCTGACCAACCGCGAGATCGCCGAGCGCCTGTTCCTCTCGCACCGGACGATCGGCTCCCACCTGTACCGGATCTACCCGAAGCTGGGCGTCACCCGCCGCGCCCAGCTCGCCGCGGTGCTCGACGGCGGGTGA
- a CDS encoding alpha/beta hydrolase — MSTIVLVHGLWVTPRSWEGWVRHFEAKGHTVITPAYPGFEVEVEALRADPTPIATLTVPDTVAHLEKVITALPEKPIIMGHSFGGTLTQLLLDRGHGAAGVVINSAPTEGIRVTPPSQIRSLFPILNNPAKRHRAAGFTHEQWRYAFTNTLSEADSRAAYERYAIPAPGSWVWSYGLIANFKPGRQETWVDYRNPNRAPLLFIAGGADHIMPPSVNRSNAHHYRGEGTVTDYVEFPGRSHWTCAEPGWERIADTALDWAQRHAR; from the coding sequence ATGAGCACCATTGTTCTGGTTCATGGGCTGTGGGTGACGCCGCGCAGCTGGGAGGGGTGGGTCCGGCACTTCGAGGCGAAGGGCCACACCGTGATCACCCCGGCGTACCCCGGCTTCGAGGTGGAGGTCGAGGCGCTGCGCGCGGACCCGACGCCGATCGCTACGCTGACCGTGCCGGACACCGTCGCCCACCTGGAAAAAGTGATCACCGCGCTGCCGGAAAAGCCGATCATCATGGGCCATTCCTTCGGCGGTACGCTGACGCAGCTGCTCCTGGATCGCGGCCACGGCGCCGCCGGCGTGGTGATCAACTCGGCGCCGACCGAGGGCATCCGGGTCACGCCGCCGTCGCAGATCCGGTCGCTGTTCCCGATCCTGAACAATCCGGCCAAGCGCCATCGGGCCGCCGGCTTCACCCACGAGCAGTGGCGGTACGCGTTCACCAACACGCTGTCCGAAGCGGACTCGCGCGCCGCCTACGAGCGGTACGCGATCCCGGCGCCGGGCAGCTGGGTCTGGTCGTACGGCCTGATCGCCAACTTCAAGCCGGGCAGGCAGGAGACCTGGGTCGACTACCGCAACCCGAATCGGGCCCCGCTGCTGTTCATCGCCGGCGGCGCGGACCACATCATGCCGCCGTCGGTGAACCGCTCCAACGCCCACCACTACCGCGGCGAGGGCACGGTCACAGACTACGTCGAGTTCCCGGGCCGCTCGCACTGGACGTGCGCCGAGCCGGGCTGGGAGCGGATCGCCGACACCGCCCTTGACTGGGCGCAGCGCCACGCGCGCTGA
- a CDS encoding alpha/beta fold hydrolase — protein sequence MPFVTVEDGAQIFYKDWGSGRPVVLSHGWPLNSDSWEAQALYLAAHGYRVIAHDRRGHGRSTQTWHGNEMDTYADDLAALLDSLDLRDATLVGFSTGGGEVARYIGRHGTGRVAQAVLVSAVPPFMLRTPDNPEGVPVTVFDAIRAGSLADRSQTYRDLAAGPFFGGAASQGVRDAFWLQSMASGHRNAYECIAAFSATDFRDDLARFDVPTLVIHGDADQVVPFDVGGKRSAALIKDAELIVYAGAPHGITDTHKEQLGADLLAFLREWTA from the coding sequence ATGCCTTTCGTCACCGTCGAGGACGGCGCGCAGATCTTCTACAAGGACTGGGGGAGCGGCCGCCCGGTGGTGCTGTCGCACGGCTGGCCGCTCAACTCCGACAGCTGGGAGGCGCAGGCGCTGTACCTGGCCGCGCACGGCTACCGGGTGATCGCGCACGACCGGCGCGGGCACGGCCGATCCACGCAGACCTGGCACGGCAACGAGATGGACACCTACGCGGACGATCTCGCCGCGCTGCTGGACTCGCTGGACCTGCGGGACGCGACGCTGGTCGGGTTCTCCACCGGCGGCGGCGAGGTGGCGCGGTACATCGGGCGGCACGGCACCGGCCGGGTCGCGCAGGCCGTGCTGGTCTCCGCGGTGCCGCCGTTCATGCTGCGCACGCCGGACAACCCGGAGGGCGTGCCGGTCACGGTGTTCGACGCGATCCGCGCCGGGTCGCTGGCCGACCGGTCGCAGACCTATCGTGATCTGGCGGCCGGGCCGTTCTTCGGCGGCGCCGCGTCGCAGGGCGTGCGGGACGCGTTCTGGCTGCAGTCGATGGCGTCCGGGCACCGCAACGCCTACGAGTGCATCGCCGCGTTCTCGGCCACCGACTTCCGTGACGACCTCGCCCGGTTCGACGTGCCGACGCTGGTCATCCACGGCGACGCGGACCAGGTCGTGCCGTTCGACGTGGGCGGCAAGCGGTCCGCCGCCCTGATCAAGGACGCCGAGCTGATCGTCTACGCCGGCGCACCGCACGGCATCACCGACACCCACAAGGAGCAGCTCGGCGCCGACCTGCTCGCGTTTCTAAGGGAGTGGACGGCATGA
- a CDS encoding alpha/beta fold hydrolase, whose translation MSELPRRTVLAGSAAVVAAGVLTATTAVPAAAGGTGPKPTVVLVHGAFADASGWTEVIRRLSRDGYPVLAPPNPLRGVASDAAYLADFLTTVPGPIVLAGHSYGGFVLTNAATGNANVKALVYVAAFAPDAGETVHDLQVLFPGTRLGEAQLDVRPHPGGYDGYVKAAAFREVFAGDLPTATTDLMWATQRPGDTRTLSEPSGAPAWRQVPSWYLVARDDQLIPAAAQRFMATRAGARTVEIRASHVAMISQPRVTADLIALAARTVSKGR comes from the coding sequence ATGAGCGAACTACCCCGGCGTACGGTGCTGGCCGGCTCGGCGGCCGTCGTGGCCGCCGGCGTCCTCACCGCCACGACCGCGGTCCCGGCCGCGGCGGGCGGCACCGGGCCCAAACCCACTGTCGTGCTGGTGCACGGCGCGTTCGCGGACGCGTCCGGCTGGACCGAGGTGATCCGCCGCCTGAGCCGCGACGGCTACCCGGTGCTGGCACCGCCGAATCCGCTGCGCGGCGTCGCGTCCGACGCCGCCTACCTGGCGGACTTCCTGACCACCGTGCCCGGCCCGATCGTGCTGGCCGGGCACTCGTACGGCGGCTTCGTGCTGACGAACGCGGCCACCGGCAACGCGAACGTGAAGGCGCTCGTCTACGTGGCCGCGTTCGCGCCCGACGCCGGCGAGACCGTGCACGACCTCCAGGTGCTGTTCCCCGGCACCAGGCTCGGCGAGGCGCAGCTGGACGTCCGGCCGCACCCCGGCGGGTACGACGGGTACGTCAAGGCCGCCGCGTTCCGCGAGGTGTTCGCCGGTGACCTGCCGACCGCCACCACCGACCTGATGTGGGCGACGCAGCGGCCCGGTGACACACGCACGCTGAGCGAGCCGTCCGGCGCGCCGGCCTGGCGGCAGGTTCCGTCCTGGTACCTCGTCGCGCGCGACGACCAGCTCATCCCGGCCGCGGCGCAGCGGTTCATGGCGACGCGGGCCGGGGCGCGCACCGTCGAGATCCGCGCCTCGCACGTCGCCATGATCTCCCAGCCGCGGGTCACGGCCGACCTGATCGCGCTCGCCGCCCGTACCGTCTCGAAGGGTCGTTGA
- a CDS encoding helix-turn-helix domain-containing protein, which translates to MHDVFGDRLRDLRIRAGLTIEALAGASGVSVRAISDTERGRNRAPRARTVAALAAALRLGPGDAAAFAALARAGWDPGVPAGRPRAGELPRRTAEFVGREAELAVLGDRVTTEAPASVTVLHGPPGVGKTALAIRAAELHRHRFPGGALHVDLRGTAPEPAAPGDVQAVLFRALGVPPRRIAADADERAGQLRALLGRRRCLLVLDDAAGEAQVRELLPGAGSVLITSRRPLGGLAAVRRCAVTPLPLADAVALLRTAGAEPGTEEELVAVARLCGHLPLALRLAANRLAGGGTGRLIAELADADRRLTALSTEDTGVEAAFAVSYERLGGPARTLFRRLAWVPTEPFGAADLAGYDPLTAEDLLEELLDSGLLQPEGADRYRMHELIRLYAAGRLRAEEPWHRSHSA; encoded by the coding sequence GTGCACGACGTGTTCGGGGATCGGCTTCGTGACCTGCGCATCCGGGCGGGCCTGACGATCGAGGCGCTCGCCGGGGCGTCCGGCGTGAGTGTGCGCGCGATCAGCGACACCGAGCGCGGCCGCAACCGGGCACCGCGGGCCCGCACGGTCGCGGCGCTGGCGGCGGCGCTCCGGCTGGGCCCGGGCGACGCGGCCGCGTTCGCCGCGCTGGCCCGCGCCGGCTGGGACCCGGGCGTGCCGGCGGGCCGGCCGCGCGCCGGTGAGCTGCCCAGGCGTACCGCCGAGTTCGTCGGCCGGGAGGCCGAACTGGCCGTGCTCGGCGACCGGGTCACGACCGAGGCGCCCGCGTCGGTCACGGTGCTGCACGGGCCGCCCGGGGTGGGCAAGACCGCGCTGGCGATCCGCGCGGCGGAGCTGCACCGGCACCGGTTCCCGGGCGGCGCGCTGCACGTGGACCTGCGCGGCACCGCGCCGGAACCGGCCGCGCCCGGTGACGTGCAGGCGGTGCTGTTCCGGGCCTTGGGCGTGCCGCCGCGACGGATCGCGGCCGACGCGGACGAGCGGGCCGGGCAGCTGCGCGCGCTCCTCGGCCGGCGGCGGTGCCTGCTCGTCCTGGACGACGCGGCCGGTGAGGCGCAGGTCCGCGAGCTGCTGCCGGGCGCGGGCAGCGTGCTGATCACGAGCCGGCGCCCGCTGGGCGGCCTGGCGGCGGTCCGGCGGTGCGCGGTGACGCCGCTGCCGCTCGCGGATGCGGTCGCGCTGCTGCGCACGGCCGGCGCTGAACCCGGTACGGAGGAGGAACTCGTCGCGGTCGCCCGGCTCTGCGGGCATCTCCCGCTGGCGTTGCGGCTCGCGGCGAATCGGCTGGCCGGCGGCGGCACCGGCCGGCTCATCGCGGAACTCGCCGACGCGGATCGCCGCCTGACGGCACTGAGCACGGAGGACACCGGCGTCGAGGCCGCGTTCGCCGTCTCCTATGAACGGCTCGGCGGGCCGGCCCGGACGCTGTTCCGGCGGCTGGCGTGGGTGCCGACCGAGCCGTTCGGCGCCGCCGACCTGGCCGGGTACGACCCGCTCACCGCGGAGGACCTGCTGGAGGAGTTGCTCGACTCGGGGCTGCTGCAGCCGGAGGGCGCGGACCGCTACCGCATGCACGAGCTGATCCGGCTGTACGCGGCGGGCCGGCTGCGCGCCGAGGAGCCGTGGCACCGCTCCCATTCCGCCTAA